From Selenomonas sp. AB3002, one genomic window encodes:
- a CDS encoding class I SAM-dependent methyltransferase has translation MGLDDRLQALADFVEPGSRVADVGTDHGYLAIELIKSGKADFVIASDKNSGPLEAAGRSLKMEGLTEKITLRLGDGVQVLKPGEVDTVCLAGMGGVLMTEILAVRPEVVEGLKYLILQPMNGAEELRRWLYRNGWHIVDEALAVDDGRIYEIIKAEQGRKRYPAPVELLIGPKLWEKKPPLLRHHIEQLLFQQKRVASGMEKSPRAQKTKKYVKVLELIKELEGRLYW, from the coding sequence ATGGGATTGGATGATAGATTGCAGGCCCTGGCGGATTTTGTGGAGCCGGGGAGCCGGGTGGCTGATGTGGGTACGGACCACGGTTATCTGGCTATAGAGCTTATAAAGTCCGGCAAGGCGGATTTCGTCATTGCCAGTGACAAGAACTCAGGTCCCCTGGAGGCAGCGGGCAGGAGCCTGAAGATGGAGGGGCTGACAGAGAAGATAACCCTGCGGCTGGGGGACGGCGTGCAGGTCTTGAAGCCCGGAGAAGTGGACACCGTGTGCCTGGCAGGCATGGGGGGCGTCCTCATGACGGAGATACTGGCAGTGAGGCCAGAAGTGGTTGAGGGGTTGAAGTATCTCATCCTGCAGCCTATGAACGGGGCGGAGGAATTGCGCCGCTGGCTTTACCGCAACGGCTGGCATATCGTGGATGAGGCCCTGGCCGTGGATGACGGGCGCATTTACGAGATCATCAAGGCAGAGCAGGGCAGGAAGCGCTATCCAGCCCCTGTGGAGCTTTTGATAGGCCCTAAGCTTTGGGAAAAGAAGCCGCCCCTCCTGCGTCACCATATCGAGCAGCTGCTGTTCCAGCAGAAGCGGGTGGCTTCGGGCATGGAGAAAAGTCCCCGGGCCCAGAAGACCAAGAAGTATGTCAAGGTATTGGAACTTATCAAGGAGCTTGAAGGGAGGCTTTACTGGTGA